The following are from one region of the Microbacterium paraoxydans genome:
- a CDS encoding DUF2637 domain-containing protein, which translates to MSVRQPAWGWAVVTAATGTVLIGIGAFWLSFMALADLAARSGIAPGQAWIWPLLVDGLIVVSTIAVVALDGRRGAWYPWALLICGALVSVAANALHAIVAADASVPAMLAATVAAVPPLVLLASTHLTVVLTRSTTAPPSTAQAPPELSAATEPMAAIESEADPEAELVLGRRERATRLREAGWSNKAIADELGVHASTVGRWFTPPVKEPETTTEMETTP; encoded by the coding sequence ATGAGCGTGCGGCAACCGGCATGGGGTTGGGCGGTGGTGACCGCCGCGACCGGCACCGTGCTGATCGGTATCGGCGCGTTCTGGCTCTCGTTCATGGCGCTGGCCGATCTCGCGGCCCGGTCGGGTATCGCGCCGGGGCAGGCGTGGATCTGGCCCTTGCTCGTGGACGGCCTGATCGTAGTCTCCACCATCGCGGTTGTCGCACTCGATGGTCGCCGGGGTGCCTGGTATCCGTGGGCGTTGCTGATCTGCGGAGCACTCGTGTCGGTTGCTGCAAACGCGCTGCACGCGATCGTCGCCGCCGACGCCAGCGTGCCCGCCATGCTCGCCGCAACGGTCGCGGCCGTGCCGCCGCTGGTACTGCTCGCCAGCACGCACCTCACCGTCGTCCTCACACGCTCGACCACCGCGCCACCGAGCACGGCGCAGGCACCGCCCGAGCTATCCGCCGCGACCGAACCCATGGCCGCGATCGAGTCCGAAGCAGACCCGGAGGCCGAGCTGGTGCTGGGGCGGCGTGAGCGTGCCACTCGGCTGCGGGAGGCCGGCTGGTCGAACAAGGCCATCGCCGACGAGCTCGGCGTCCATGCCTCGACGGTGGGCCGCTGGTTTACCCCGCCGGTCAAGGAGCCGGAAACCACAACAGAGATGGAGACAACACCATGA